One Bacteroidetes bacterium GWF2_43_63 DNA segment encodes these proteins:
- a CDS encoding RNA pseudouridine synthase has protein sequence MEMIDLPDEERELYEHFRFIVDKGQAQLRIDKYLSDRIGSKVSRNRIQNAARADCILVNGKPVKPNYKIKPCEEIVIVLPQPLRETELLPEEIPVTIVYEDEQLAVIEKDPGMVVHPGFNNFDHTLVNALLFHFSKGKDKPHFPLLVHRIDKDTSGLMLVAKEEFAQTFLAKQFFDHTIDRLYRALVWGDFDSDSGTVTGYLARSTRDRRMMAIYDEEEEGKWSVTHYKVIERFGFATLIECRLETGRTHQIRAHMKHIGHPLFADEMYGGKTIVKGNPTTKFKQFIDNCFEIMPRQALHAAVLGFIHPATKKHMLLESPLPPDFAALLEKIRNKA, from the coding sequence ATGGAAATGATTGACCTCCCCGATGAAGAAAGGGAGTTGTATGAACATTTCCGTTTTATAGTCGACAAGGGCCAGGCGCAATTAAGGATTGATAAATATCTGTCTGACAGAATTGGCAGCAAAGTAAGCCGCAACCGCATTCAAAACGCGGCCAGAGCCGATTGTATTTTAGTGAACGGGAAACCGGTCAAGCCAAATTACAAGATCAAACCTTGCGAAGAAATCGTAATCGTTCTTCCGCAGCCGCTGCGCGAAACCGAGCTTTTACCTGAAGAAATTCCGGTGACCATTGTTTATGAAGATGAACAATTGGCGGTCATTGAAAAGGATCCAGGAATGGTTGTCCATCCGGGTTTCAATAATTTTGATCATACCCTTGTCAATGCATTGCTTTTTCATTTCAGCAAAGGAAAAGACAAGCCGCACTTTCCGCTGTTGGTCCATCGCATCGATAAGGATACAAGCGGGCTTATGCTTGTGGCAAAGGAAGAATTTGCACAGACTTTTCTGGCGAAACAATTTTTCGATCACACGATTGATCGCTTGTACCGCGCGCTGGTCTGGGGCGATTTTGACAGTGACAGCGGAACGGTCACCGGATATCTGGCCCGCAGCACCCGCGATCGCCGCATGATGGCCATTTATGACGAGGAAGAAGAAGGCAAATGGTCGGTCACGCATTACAAAGTCATTGAACGATTTGGTTTTGCAACACTGATAGAATGTCGCCTCGAAACCGGCCGCACACACCAGATTCGCGCACATATGAAACATATAGGTCATCCATTGTTCGCCGACGAAATGTATGGCGGAAAGACCATTGTAAAAGGAAATCCAACCACAAAATTCAAACAGTTTATTGACAATTGTTTTGAGATAATGCCAAGACAGGCGCTGCACGCCGCCGTTTTAGGGTTTATTCACCCTGCAACAAAAAAACACATGTTGCTCGAAAGCCCGCTCCCACCCGACTTCGCAGCCCTGCTTGAGAAGATCCGAAATAAAGCATAA
- a CDS encoding glutamine synthetase — protein MEKSFQLCPNPLVKFLKKNPKEFSVDDIIAFVTESKIQMLNFHYSGNDGRIKTLNFVVSGEEQLRQLLLSGERVDGSSLFPFMESGSSDLYVVPKFRTAFINPFSEIPTLGIFCRYFDKDGNPMELSPENILMRAHENLVTKTGYTMHAMGELEYYVISEREDLFEAVDQKGYHESVPFTKWENLRKEAMLYIAQMGGKIKYGHSEVGNFSDDFYNYEQNEIEFLPTDIEEAAEQLILGKWILRCLAYKYGVSLSFAPKITVGKAGSGLHIHMKLLKDGVSATSDESGLTDVARRAIAGIMDLSASLTAFGNTVPTSYLRLVPHQEAPTNICWGDRNRSVLVRVPLGWAGAASKMTAIANPGAKEGTFNTREKQTFEFRCPDGSADIYLLLAGLVTAVTHGLSDKDALQKAKDTYVNVNIFHEEHKAVAEKLKQLPICCADSATALEKQKDFYTESGVFPQRVLDSLIKKLRSYEDSGLSERLFALPDEQRIAAIDDLVQKYLNC, from the coding sequence ATGGAAAAAAGCTTTCAGTTATGCCCGAATCCGCTGGTGAAATTTTTGAAAAAAAATCCGAAAGAATTTTCAGTGGACGATATCATCGCTTTTGTGACGGAATCAAAGATTCAGATGCTGAATTTTCATTATTCCGGAAACGATGGCAGAATAAAAACTCTGAATTTTGTTGTTTCAGGCGAAGAACAACTGCGCCAGTTGCTGCTTTCAGGCGAACGCGTCGATGGCAGCTCCCTGTTCCCTTTCATGGAAAGCGGATCGAGCGATTTATATGTTGTGCCTAAATTCCGCACTGCATTTATCAACCCTTTCAGCGAAATTCCGACCCTTGGAATATTCTGCCGCTATTTCGACAAAGATGGAAATCCAATGGAACTGAGCCCCGAAAACATTCTGATGCGGGCTCACGAAAATCTGGTGACGAAAACGGGTTACACGATGCACGCAATGGGCGAGCTCGAATATTATGTAATCAGTGAACGCGAAGATCTGTTCGAAGCCGTGGATCAGAAAGGTTATCACGAATCTGTGCCTTTCACCAAATGGGAAAATTTGCGCAAAGAAGCTATGCTGTATATCGCTCAAATGGGTGGTAAAATCAAATATGGCCATTCTGAAGTGGGCAATTTCAGTGATGATTTCTACAATTACGAACAGAATGAAATTGAATTTCTTCCGACCGATATCGAAGAAGCAGCTGAACAGCTGATCCTGGGGAAATGGATCCTTCGCTGCCTCGCCTATAAATACGGAGTTTCTCTCAGCTTTGCACCGAAAATCACGGTAGGCAAGGCTGGAAGCGGCTTGCATATTCACATGAAACTTCTGAAAGATGGTGTTAGTGCAACCAGCGATGAATCAGGCCTCACCGATGTGGCTCGCAGAGCGATAGCAGGAATCATGGACTTGTCAGCTTCACTTACCGCATTTGGAAATACGGTGCCGACCAGCTACCTGCGTCTGGTGCCTCATCAGGAAGCTCCAACCAATATTTGCTGGGGCGATCGCAACCGTTCGGTGCTTGTTCGCGTACCACTTGGATGGGCTGGTGCAGCTTCGAAAATGACAGCCATTGCAAACCCAGGGGCCAAAGAAGGCACATTCAATACGCGCGAAAAACAGACATTCGAATTTCGCTGTCCGGATGGATCAGCTGATATTTATTTGTTGCTTGCAGGCCTGGTGACCGCCGTCACTCATGGTCTCAGCGATAAAGATGCGTTGCAGAAAGCAAAGGATACTTATGTAAATGTCAATATTTTCCATGAGGAACATAAGGCCGTTGCTGAAAAACTGAAGCAACTTCCGATTTGTTGCGCCGATTCAGCAACAGCACTCGAAAAGCAGAAGGATTTTTATACCGAATCGGGCGTTTTCCCGCAAAGAGTGCTTGATTCGCTGATTAAAAAACTCAGAAGTTACGAGGACTCAGGTTTGAGTGAACGACTTTTCGCTTTACCCGATGAACAGAGGATTGCAGCAATTGACGATCTGGTTCAGAAATATCTGAACTGCTAG